The following coding sequences lie in one Homalodisca vitripennis isolate AUS2020 chromosome X, UT_GWSS_2.1, whole genome shotgun sequence genomic window:
- the LOC124369288 gene encoding uncharacterized protein LOC124369288: MDQMDEFVKFEERSKPVRKSIRRNLFSEKRPSLLTKTKQVFSTGILKINKVFIRVLHTVESATQSLRFSSYKRYEMDDYDLVPSAFQTPSRIARSILGRTPIKLYSPFDIDSPARFS, from the exons ATGGATCAAATGGATGAGTTTGTCAAATTTGAAGAACGATCAAAACCTGTAAGAAAATCTATCAGGAGAAATTTGTTTTCTGAAAAACGTCCTTCACTATTAACTAAGACAAAACAAGTGTTTTCTACCGGTATATTGAAAATCAACAAAGTTTTCATCAGAGTTTTGCATACAGTTGAATCAGCAACTCAG aGTCTCCGTTTCAGTAGTTACAAAAGATATGAAATGGATGACTACGATTTGGTACCCTCTGCCTTCCAAACACCATCTCGAATTGCTCGAAGCATCCTTGGCCGCACACCTATAAAACTGTACAGTCCTTTTGATATTGATTCTCCTGCCAGATTTAGTTGA